In Sebastes fasciatus isolate fSebFas1 chromosome 24, fSebFas1.pri, whole genome shotgun sequence, the following are encoded in one genomic region:
- the LOC141762845 gene encoding uncharacterized protein LOC141762845, whose translation MAAVPLHSFYPLIAAFQLCLLHLAHGGAYYGHKQPPPQHPPLPQYNDGFPQQQFLGNEMPHLPYGKEVLPQYGKELPQLPLQMGKERPLIEGKGQTFPRGAKGPPPPGPGGEGLREGPQGVQGPPGPAGPPGPQGPPGLPGQGLPGLPGKPGPLGPQGYPGLGKPGMPGLPGKPGGPGLHGAKGDLGPYGGEGPTGLPGPPGLPGPPGLPGISRSGGQGLPGQLGPLGEPGQKGPPGFPGPSGSKGEKGHSVPGLPGLMGPNGPPGPPGNVGIPGVGKPGLNGFPGQPGIPGKSGPPGESGLAGQPGERGQPGPSGLPGIGKPGKDGFRGQPGPSGGKGESGPSGLTGGPGLPGYGKPGFPGPKGHKGHAGLHGPPGLKGDKGHGGLPGVIGSTGASGIPGPPGPIGPPGSLGFPGQKGEDGVWGSKGNPGMKGDLGPPGLPGQPGQSGGGGQPGTRGLQGPIGPKGESGMRGSPGSHGAAGLTGPRGEGGQSGETGYQGPQGIPGLTGPGGPLGPPGMPGPKGETGLPGKNGYPGEGKPGPHGHIGPQGNPGPSGPSGLPGQPGQPGPPGPAGLPAASPDLGRILPVTGPYTGQKQGYKKNGGNIGGNGVEMPAFTAKLTTPFPLVGSPVIFDKLLHNGNQDYNPQNGVFTCSVPGVYYFAYHVHCKGGNVWVALMKNNEPVMYTYDEYKKGLLDQASGSAVLPLRQGDSVHMQLPSDQASGLYAGQYVHSTFSGYLLYPM comes from the exons ATGGCGGCTGTACCCCTCCACTCTTTCTATCCACTCATCGCAGCGTTCCAGCTGTGTTTATTACACCTGGCCCACGGCGGGGCGTATTATGGACACAAACAGCCGCCTCCACAGCACCCACCGTTGCCGCAGTACAACGACGGGTTTCCTCAGCAGCAGTTTTTGGGGAACGAGATGCCACACCTGCCTTACGGCAAAGAAGTGCTGCCTCAGTACGGAAAGGAGCTTCCTCAGCTGCCGCTGCAGATGGGCAAAGAGAGGCCGCTGATTGAAGGCAAAG GACAAACATTCCCTAGAGGGGCTAAAGGTCCACCTCCTCCTGGTCCTGGTGGAGAAGGTCTCAGAGAGGGACCTCAGGGAGTTCAGGGTCCCCCAGGACCAGCAGGGCCGCCAGGACCACAAGGCCCCCCTGGGCTTCCAGGCCAGGGATTGCCGGGGCTACCGGGAAAGCCAGGGCCTCTTGGTCCTCAAGGCTACCCAGGACTCGGAAAACCTGGCATGCCAGGATTGCCAGGAAAACCTGGAGGACCTGGATTACATGGAGCAAAAGGTGACCTTGGTCCTTATGGTGGTGAAGGACCAACTGGACTTCCTGGGCCTCCAGGGCTCCCAGGTCCCCCTGGACTCCCGGGGATTTCAAGATCAGGAGGTCAGGGGCTGCCCGGCCAGCTGGGTCCTCTAGGGGAGCCTGGCCAAAAAGGTCCACCGGGGTTTCCTGGTCCTTCAGGCTCCAAGGGAGAGAAAGGACATAGTGTACCTGGTTTGCCAGGTTTAATGGGGCCCAATGGACCACCAGGTCCACCTGGAAATGTAGGCATCCCTGGAGTTGGCAAACCTGGCTTGAATGGTTTTCCTGGACAACCAGGGATACCAGGAAAATCTGGTCCTCCTGGAGAGTCAGGACTGGCAGGGCAACCTGGTGAAAGAGGCCAACCGGGACCATCAGGCTTGCCGGGAATTGGAAAACCAGGAAAAGATGGTTTCAGAGGGCAACCAGGACCTTCTGGAGGGAAAGGGGAATCCGGCCCTTCTGGTTTAACAGGGGGTCCAGGCTTGCCAGGATATGGTAAACCAGGGTTTCCAGGACCTAAGGGTCACAAGGGACATGCTGGTCTTCATGGACCTCCAGGCCTAAAAGGTGATAAAGGTCATGGAGGTCTTCCAGGTGTCATTGGTTCCACTGGTGCTAGTGGTATACCTGGCCCACCAGGACCAATAGGGCCTCCCGGTAGTCTTGGCTTCCCAGGGCAAAAGGGAGAGGATGGTGTTTGGGGATCAAAAGGAAATCCAGGAATGAAGGGTGATTTAGGGCCCCCAGGTCTTCCAGGACAGCCAGGACAGTCAGGTGGGGGTGGACAACCAGGAACAAGAGGTTTACAAGGGCCCATTGGCCCTAAAGGAGAATCTGGTATGAGGGGTTCACCTGGTTCCCATGGTGCTGCAGGATTAACTGGACCaagaggagagggggggcaatctgGAGAGACAGGCTACCAGGGACCACAAGGTATCCCAGGGCTTACAGGACCAGGGGGACCACTTGGACCTCCTGGGATGCCGGGGCCAAAAGGCGAAACAGGCCTACCTGGTAAAAATGGCTATCCTGGTGAGGGAAAGCCAGGACCCCATGGTCATATTGGTCCTCAAGGTAACCCTGGGCCAAGTGGCCCTTCTGGACTTCCAGGGCAACCAGGACAACCTGGACCCCCTGGTCCTGCAGGACTACCTGCTGCATCTCCTGACCTCGGACGGATCCTCCCCGTTACCGGCCCGTACACGGGCCAAAAACAAGGTTACAAGAAGAACGGAGGCAACATTGGTGGAAATGGCGTGGAGATGCCCGCGTTCACGGCGAAGCTCACGACTCCGTTCCCTCTTGTTGGCTCTCCGGTCATCTTTGACAAACTCCTGCACAACGGCAACCAGGACTACAATCCCCAGAATGGTGTTTTCACCTGTAGCGTACCAGGGGTCTACTACTTCGCCTACCACGTCCACTGCAAAGGGGGTAACGTGTGGGTGGCACTGATGAAGAACAATGAGCCGGTGATGTACACGTATGATGAATACAAAAAGGGCTTGCTGGATCAGGCATCGGGGAGCGCCGTACTCCCGCTACGACAAGGAGACTCTGTGCATATGCAGCTGCCATCTGACCAGGCGTCCGGACTTTATGCTGGTCAATACGTCCACTCCACGTTCTCTGGATACTTATTGTACCCGATGTAA
- the LOC141762640 gene encoding protein jagunal homolog 1-B gives MASRAGPRAVGTDGSDFQHRERVATHYQMSVALKSEIRKLNIVHVLIWVLMAAQVTVSQLSLVSHKVIASPYQWEYPYLLSIAPTVFSFLALPRNNISYLVISMISAGLFCVAPLIYGCMEMFPVAQQLYRHGKAYRFIFGFSAVSVMYLVIVIAVQVHGWQIYYSKKLLDQWFTSTQDKKKK, from the exons ATGGCTTCTCGAGCAGGTCCGAGAGCAGTAGGCACAGATGGCAGTGACTTCCAGCACAGGGAGCGGGTTGCCACACACTACCAGATGAG CGTTGCCCTGAAGTCTGAAATCCGTAAACTCAACATCGTCCATGTGCTGATCTGGGTGCTGATGGCAGCTCAG GTGACAGTGAGCCAGTTGAGTCTGGTGTCCCACAAGGTCATAGCCTCTCCGTACCAGTGGGAGTACCCCTACCTCCTGAGCATAGCCCCCACAGTCTTCAGCTTCCTGGCGTTGCCCCGCAACAACATCAGCTACCTGGTGATCTCCATGATCAGCGCCGGGCTCTTCTGCGTGGCCCCGCTGATCTACGGCTGCATGGAGATGTTCCCCGTGGCGCAGCAGCTCTATCGGCACGGCAAAGCCTACCGCTTCATCTTCGGCTTCTCCGCCGTGTCGGTCATGTACCTGGTGATCGTCATCGCTGTGCAGGTGCACGGCTGGCAGATCTACTACAGCAAGAAGCTGCTGGACCAGTGGTTCACCAGCACGcaggacaagaagaagaaatga
- the nfkbiz gene encoding NF-kappa-B inhibitor zeta, with protein MMLDPRRNDTRGGQIVPMESSFNQDDRGFLTTDPRPPEYVEAVHKKTVKELLMMRRQKRSCLQDDNTMEHQFKFAKSEAFASDLSPCMFGPPGHFLTAPHENGHIIPRQLQPPALQEAPAAEVTLFHWQIQRETLRVGGLSPELLSMQDGDGDTFLHIAVAQGRRALAYVLATKMARCGSLDVKEHNGQTALQIAAASNQQLIVHDLLTHGAQINTRDLWGRSPLHMCAEKGHFLSLQSIWRTLMGSGQPIDIEMFNYDGLTALHAAVLSHNAAVKELRSLGNLCSYVAKELLQKTQMYVECIKTLLLMGASCGTKDLKSGRTCLHMASEEANVELFNIFLNQPSSLSVVNVKTFSGNTALHLVSSLQNHKTQVEATKLLMRKGADPGFRNFENELPSQMVPEGPTGEKVLQILKGKHVHA; from the exons ATGATGTTGGATCCCAGAAGGAACGACACCAGAGGAGGCCAGATCGTACCAATGGAGAGCAGCTTCAACCAGGACGATAGAG GGTTTCTTACCACTGATCCCAGACCACCAGAATACGTCGAAGCTGTGCACAAGAAGACTGTGAAAGAGCTGCTGATGATGAGACGTCAG AAACGGAGCTGCTTGCAGGACGACAACACCATGGAGCATCAATTTAAATTTGCAAAATCTGAAGCTTTTGCCAGCGACCTGAGTCCTTGCATGTTTGGCCCTCCGGGACATTTCCTCACTGCTCCTCATGAAAACGGTCACATCATCCCACGACAGCTGCAGCCTCCAGCTCTGCAGGAAGCTCCGGCCGCTGAAGTGACTTTATTTCACTGGCAAATACAGCGAGAGACACTGAGGGTTGGAGGACTTTCTCCTGAGCTGCTGAGCATGCAGGATGGAGATGGTGACAC GTTCCTTCACATAGCTGTGGCTCAAGGTAGACGAGCTCTGGCTTATGTGCTTGCCACAAAAATGGCTCGATGTGGCTCTCTGGACGTGAAAGAACACAATGGACAG ACGGCTCTCCAGATAGCAGCTGCCTCCAATCAGCAGCTCATAGTCCACGACCTGCTGACGCACGGAGCACAGATCAACACTCGGGACCTCTGGGGTCGATCTCCTCTGCATATGTGTGCTGAGAAAGGACATTTTCTCAGTCTGCAG AGCATCTGGAGGACCCTGATGGGGAGCGGGCAGCCGATTGATATTGAGATGTTCAATTATGATG GTTTAACTGCACTGCATGCAGCAGTCTTGTCTCACAACGCCGCTGTTAAAGAGCTGAGGAGTCTGGGAAACCTCTGTTCATATGTGGCGAAGGAGCTGCTGCAGAAGACACAGATGTATGTGGAGTGTATTAAGACTCTGCTGCTCATGGGCGCCTCCTGTGGGACCAAG GATCTAAAAAGTGGACGGACGTGTCTCCACATGGCTTCTGAGGAGGCGAATGTGGAGCTGTTTAACATTTTCCTCAACCAGCCGTCTTCACTGTCGGTTGTAAATGTTAAg ACATTCAGTGGAAACACAGCCCTCCACCTCGTCAGCTCTTTGCAAAATCATAAAACTCAGGTGGAAGCGACGAAGCTGCTGATGAGAAAGGGCGCCGACCCCGGGTTCAGGAACTTTGAGAACGAGCTGCCGTCTCAGATGGTGCCTGAAGGGCCCACTGGTGAAAAG gtgcTTCAGATCCTGAAGGGGAAACATGTTCATGCTTAA